From Rhizobium favelukesii, the proteins below share one genomic window:
- a CDS encoding D-amino-acid transaminase has product MPRIAYVNGRYVTHSSAMVHIEDRGYQFADGVYEVCEIRHGYIVDLTRHLNRLDRSLGELRIAWPMSRNALTQVIRETLRRNRVRNGLFYMQVTRGVARRDHVFPAEGTLPSLVITAKSTDPSIIAKKNATGIKAITVPDNRWDRVDIKSVGLLPNAMARQQAKEAGAQEAIYVDAKGMVKEGAATNVWMVDRGGTLITRPAEHGILRGITRTTLIDVGAKLGLTIEEREFSVAEMLAAREVFITAATSICFPVVAIDGQSIANGHPGSISQKIREAFFDVAEKIAI; this is encoded by the coding sequence ATGCCCAGAATAGCCTATGTGAACGGCCGCTATGTCACGCACTCGAGCGCGATGGTCCATATCGAGGACCGCGGCTATCAGTTCGCGGATGGCGTCTACGAAGTCTGTGAAATCAGGCATGGCTATATCGTCGATCTTACGCGCCACCTAAACAGACTGGACCGATCGCTTGGCGAGTTGCGCATTGCCTGGCCGATGAGCCGTAATGCGCTAACCCAGGTCATTCGCGAAACGTTGCGGCGCAATCGGGTCCGCAACGGTCTCTTCTACATGCAGGTCACGCGCGGCGTTGCGCGGCGCGATCACGTATTTCCGGCAGAGGGAACCCTGCCGTCGCTGGTGATCACCGCCAAGAGCACTGATCCCTCGATCATCGCCAAAAAGAACGCTACAGGCATCAAGGCAATTACTGTTCCCGACAATCGATGGGATCGCGTCGACATCAAATCGGTCGGCCTCCTGCCGAACGCGATGGCGCGTCAGCAGGCGAAGGAAGCCGGGGCGCAGGAAGCGATCTATGTCGACGCCAAGGGCATGGTGAAGGAGGGCGCTGCGACCAACGTCTGGATGGTCGACCGCGGTGGTACGCTCATCACGCGCCCGGCGGAACATGGCATTCTGCGCGGCATTACCCGCACGACGCTGATCGATGTCGGAGCCAAGCTGGGGCTGACGATCGAAGAGCGGGAGTTCTCGGTCGCCGAGATGCTTGCCGCACGTGAAGTCTTCATCACGGCTGCAACGAGCATCTGCTTTCCGGTCGTGGCGATCGATGGCCAGTCGATCGCGAACGGTCATCCGGGCAGCATCTCCCAGAAAATTCGGGAGGCCTTTTTCGACGTTGCGGAAAAGATTGCGATTTGA
- a CDS encoding sigma-54-dependent transcriptional regulator yields MASDILVVDDEHDIREIVSGILSDEGHETRTAHDSDSALAAISDRAPRLIFLDIWMQGSKLDGLSLLDEVKTRHPDIPVVMISGHGNIETAVSAIKRGAFDFIEKPFKADRLILIAERALENSKLKREVSELKRKAGDPVELIGTSVAVSQLRQTIEKVSPTNSRIMIFGSSGSGKELVARMIHKKSARASGPFVALNAANITPERMEIALFGTEGSPGQARKIGALEEAHRGILYLDEVGEMPRETQNKILRVLVDQQFERVGGSKRVKVDVRIVSSTAYNLESRIAEGWFREDLYHRLAVVPVRVPALADRREDIPFLVDQLMRQISEQAGIRPRRIGDDAMAVLQAHDWPGNIRQLRNNIERLMILARSDGPDAPITAEMLPTDLGDMLPKVSAKNDYHIMTLPLREAREMFEKDYLIAQINRFGGNISRTAEFVGMERSALHRKLKSLGV; encoded by the coding sequence ATGGCCTCTGATATTCTGGTCGTCGATGACGAGCACGACATCCGCGAGATCGTCTCCGGTATCCTGTCTGATGAGGGACATGAGACCCGCACGGCACACGATAGCGACAGCGCTTTGGCTGCGATCTCCGATCGTGCGCCGCGGTTGATCTTCCTCGACATCTGGATGCAGGGAAGCAAGCTCGACGGTCTATCGCTGCTCGACGAGGTGAAGACGCGCCACCCGGATATTCCCGTCGTCATGATTTCCGGTCACGGCAACATCGAGACTGCTGTGTCCGCCATCAAGCGTGGTGCATTCGATTTCATCGAGAAGCCGTTCAAGGCCGACCGGCTGATCCTGATCGCCGAACGCGCGCTCGAGAATTCGAAGCTGAAGCGCGAGGTATCGGAACTCAAGCGCAAGGCTGGCGATCCGGTCGAACTCATCGGTACGTCGGTGGCGGTCTCGCAACTGCGCCAGACGATCGAGAAGGTTTCGCCGACCAACAGCCGGATCATGATTTTCGGCTCGTCGGGTTCCGGCAAGGAGCTCGTCGCCCGGATGATCCACAAGAAGTCGGCGCGTGCAAGCGGTCCGTTCGTGGCGCTGAATGCCGCCAATATCACGCCGGAGCGCATGGAGATCGCGCTGTTCGGTACCGAAGGTTCGCCCGGCCAGGCGCGCAAGATCGGAGCGTTGGAAGAGGCGCACCGCGGCATTCTCTATCTTGACGAAGTCGGAGAAATGCCGCGCGAGACGCAGAACAAGATCCTGCGCGTTCTCGTCGATCAGCAGTTCGAACGCGTCGGCGGCTCCAAGCGCGTGAAGGTCGATGTGCGCATCGTTTCGTCGACGGCCTACAATCTGGAGAGCCGCATCGCCGAGGGCTGGTTCCGCGAAGATCTCTACCATCGGCTCGCCGTCGTGCCGGTGCGCGTACCGGCGCTGGCAGATCGTCGCGAGGATATCCCGTTCCTGGTCGATCAGCTGATGCGGCAGATTTCCGAGCAGGCCGGCATCCGTCCGCGCCGCATCGGCGACGACGCCATGGCCGTGCTGCAGGCCCATGATTGGCCGGGCAACATCCGCCAGCTGCGCAACAACATCGAGCGGCTGATGATCCTTGCCCGTTCTGACGGTCCTGACGCGCCCATCACCGCCGAGATGCTGCCGACCGACCTCGGCGACATGCTGCCGAAGGTCTCGGCCAAAAACGACTATCACATCATGACGCTGCCGCTTCGCGAAGCACGAGAAATGTTCGAGAAGGACTACCTGATTGCGCAGATCAATCGTTTTGGCGGCAATATCTCGCGTACCGCAGAGTTCGTCGGCATGGAGCGTTCGGCGCTGCACCGCAAGCTGAAGTCGCTTGGCGTTTGA
- a CDS encoding sensor histidine kinase NtrY-like, whose translation MEQDAMPPAAEGEAVTAVTDRRALFALPGLILAGGALLCATLTLFVLLGLTPIAPTYHVVVTSVVVNSFFVLGLMALIAREVSRLVKARKRGRAAARLHIRIVVLFSIVAITPAILVAIFASITLNAGLDRWFALRTQSIISSSRNIGQAYMMENASYLQGQTVSMANDLERNRALFNLDRTGFSDLMTRQARGRGLLGAFLVQSDGSVIIQADIKTEKPLPAIPQDALNKAAAGQPTLIPPGITNLVGAIIKLDAIDGAFLYTVRAVDPKVMGAMRMMEENATEYKSMEAGRFSLQIAFAVLYIGFALIVLLAAIWTAIAVADRIVRPIRLLITAADSVASGNMDIVVPVHAVDGDVASLSRTFNKMISEIRTQRDEILEAKDEVDDRRRFIEAVLSGVTASVIGVENDRRVTIVNSSAEALMALPASEMLGKQLSEIAPEVDQVLTEAASRYRGDFRKQIALVRAGTVRTLSVQVTREEVRDMSESYVITLDDITDLVIAQRSTAWGDVARRIAHEIKNPLTPIQLSAERIQRRYGKQIDQDDRGVFDQCTETIIRQVGDIGRMVDEFSSFARMPKPIKEPSDLRKILHDAVFLREMGNSHVSFQQELGDQPLEGQFDSRMLGQAFGNLIKNAVEAIEAVPSGERDQRKILVRASLDPVRDRFTVDVIDNGRGLPVENRHSILEPYTTMREKGTGLGLAIVKKIIEEHGGQLELHDAPADFDQGRGAMIRVHLPRLETVPSAPAASDKESVYGL comes from the coding sequence ATGGAACAGGATGCGATGCCGCCTGCGGCGGAAGGCGAAGCTGTCACGGCCGTGACCGATCGCCGTGCCCTGTTTGCGCTACCGGGCCTGATCCTTGCCGGCGGGGCGCTTCTTTGCGCGACGCTGACGCTCTTCGTGTTGCTTGGGTTGACCCCGATCGCGCCGACCTACCATGTCGTCGTCACCTCCGTCGTCGTGAACTCGTTCTTCGTACTCGGTTTGATGGCCCTCATTGCACGTGAGGTTTCCCGCCTGGTCAAGGCACGCAAACGCGGGCGCGCGGCGGCTCGGCTTCACATCCGCATTGTTGTGCTCTTTTCGATCGTCGCAATCACCCCGGCGATCCTTGTCGCCATTTTCGCCAGCATCACGCTGAATGCCGGCCTCGACCGGTGGTTTGCCCTTCGTACGCAGTCGATCATCAGTTCCTCCCGCAACATCGGGCAGGCCTACATGATGGAGAATGCGAGCTACCTGCAGGGCCAGACCGTATCGATGGCGAACGACCTCGAACGCAATCGAGCGCTGTTCAATCTCGATCGCACAGGCTTTTCCGATTTGATGACGCGACAGGCGCGAGGCCGCGGGCTGCTGGGCGCATTTCTGGTCCAATCTGACGGCTCTGTGATTATCCAGGCTGATATCAAGACCGAGAAGCCGCTGCCGGCAATTCCTCAGGACGCTTTGAACAAGGCCGCGGCGGGGCAGCCCACCTTGATCCCGCCGGGCATAACGAACTTAGTCGGCGCTATCATCAAGCTCGATGCGATTGATGGTGCGTTTCTCTACACGGTTCGCGCCGTGGATCCGAAGGTGATGGGCGCCATGCGGATGATGGAGGAGAACGCCACCGAATATAAGTCGATGGAAGCGGGGCGTTTCTCACTGCAGATCGCGTTCGCGGTCCTTTACATCGGCTTCGCTCTCATCGTTCTGCTCGCTGCCATCTGGACGGCGATTGCCGTAGCCGACCGTATCGTGCGCCCGATCCGACTGCTGATTACGGCGGCGGATAGCGTGGCTTCGGGCAACATGGATATCGTCGTGCCCGTCCATGCCGTGGACGGCGACGTTGCAAGCCTGTCGCGCACATTCAACAAGATGATCTCGGAAATCCGCACGCAACGTGACGAGATCCTGGAGGCCAAGGACGAAGTGGACGACCGTCGTCGCTTCATCGAAGCCGTTCTTTCCGGCGTGACTGCCTCGGTCATCGGTGTCGAGAACGACCGCAGGGTGACGATCGTCAACAGTTCGGCGGAAGCCCTGATGGCGTTGCCGGCGTCGGAGATGCTCGGCAAGCAGCTTTCCGAGATTGCGCCCGAGGTGGATCAGGTTTTGACCGAAGCTGCTTCCCGCTATCGTGGCGATTTCCGCAAGCAGATCGCTCTTGTGCGCGCAGGGACCGTACGGACCCTCAGCGTCCAGGTGACGCGCGAGGAGGTTCGCGACATGAGCGAATCCTATGTCATCACGCTCGATGACATCACTGATCTCGTCATCGCCCAGCGCTCGACGGCATGGGGCGATGTCGCCCGTCGTATTGCTCACGAAATCAAGAATCCGCTGACGCCGATCCAGCTGTCGGCGGAGCGAATCCAGCGCCGCTACGGGAAACAGATCGACCAGGACGACCGGGGTGTCTTCGACCAGTGCACGGAGACCATCATCCGCCAGGTGGGCGATATCGGCCGCATGGTCGACGAGTTCTCATCGTTCGCTCGGATGCCGAAGCCGATCAAGGAGCCGAGCGATCTGCGCAAGATCCTGCACGACGCGGTGTTCCTGCGCGAGATGGGCAACAGTCACGTTAGCTTCCAGCAGGAACTGGGCGACCAGCCGCTGGAAGGACAATTTGATAGTCGCATGCTCGGTCAGGCTTTCGGCAATCTGATCAAGAATGCGGTGGAGGCGATTGAAGCCGTGCCGAGCGGCGAGCGCGACCAACGCAAGATCCTGGTTCGTGCTTCGCTCGATCCGGTACGCGACCGCTTTACCGTTGATGTGATCGACAACGGTCGCGGCCTGCCGGTGGAGAACCGCCATAGCATTCTCGAACCATATACGACGATGCGCGAGAAGGGCACCGGGCTTGGTCTGGCGATCGTCAAGAAAATTATTGAGGAACATGGCGGGCAGCTCGAACTGCATGATGCGCCCGCTGATTTCGACCAGGGAAGAGGGGCCATGATCCGCGTGCACCTGCCACGTCTGGAAACCGTGCCTTCTGCCCCGGCCGCAAGTGACAAGGAAAGTGTTTATGGCCTCTGA
- the ntrC gene encoding nitrogen regulation protein NR(I) — MTATILVADDDAAIRTVLNQALSRAGYDVRITSNAATLWRWVSAGEGDLVVTDVVMPDENAFDLLPRIKKARPDLPVLVMSAQNTFMTAIKASEKGAYDYLPKPFDLTELIGIIGRALAEPKRRPAKLDEDMQDGMPLVGRSAAMQEIYRVLARLMQTDLTLMITGESGTGKELVARALHDYGKRRNGPFVAINMAAIPRDLIESELFGHEKGAFTGAQTRSTGRFEQAEGGTLFLDEIGDMPMDAQTRLLRVLQQGEYTTVGGRTPIRTDVRIVAATNKDLKQAINQGLFREDLYYRLNVVPLRLPPLRDRAEDIPDLVRHFIQQAEKEGLGSKRFDQEALDLMKAYAWPGNVRELENLIRRLMALYPQDVITREIIEAELRSDVPDSPIDKGPIRTGNMTIAQAVEENMRTYFAGFGDGLPPPGLYDRVLTEMEYPLILAALTATRGNQIKAADLLGLNRNTLRKKIRELGVSVYRSSRTA; from the coding sequence ATGACAGCAACGATCCTCGTCGCGGATGATGATGCGGCAATTCGTACCGTGCTTAATCAGGCTCTGAGCCGCGCCGGCTATGACGTGCGAATTACCTCCAACGCCGCCACGCTCTGGCGCTGGGTTTCGGCGGGCGAGGGCGATCTAGTCGTAACCGATGTCGTGATGCCGGACGAGAACGCCTTCGATCTGTTGCCGCGGATCAAGAAAGCGCGCCCGGATCTGCCCGTGCTCGTCATGAGCGCCCAGAACACCTTCATGACGGCGATCAAGGCTTCCGAGAAGGGCGCCTACGATTATCTGCCGAAGCCGTTCGACCTGACGGAACTGATCGGCATCATTGGTCGCGCGCTCGCCGAGCCGAAGCGCAGACCTGCCAAGCTTGACGAGGATATGCAGGACGGAATGCCGCTCGTCGGCCGTTCGGCAGCGATGCAGGAAATTTACCGCGTCCTTGCACGCTTGATGCAGACGGATCTGACCCTGATGATCACCGGCGAGTCGGGCACCGGCAAGGAACTCGTGGCGCGGGCGCTGCACGACTACGGCAAGCGTCGCAACGGGCCGTTCGTTGCCATCAACATGGCGGCGATCCCGCGCGACCTGATCGAATCCGAGCTTTTCGGCCACGAGAAGGGTGCATTCACGGGCGCCCAGACGCGCTCGACCGGGCGTTTCGAGCAGGCCGAAGGCGGCACGCTGTTCCTCGATGAAATCGGCGATATGCCGATGGATGCCCAGACGCGCCTCCTGCGCGTGCTGCAGCAGGGCGAATACACCACCGTCGGCGGTCGCACGCCGATCCGCACCGACGTTCGGATCGTCGCCGCGACCAACAAGGACCTGAAGCAGGCGATCAATCAGGGGCTCTTCCGCGAGGACCTGTACTATCGCCTGAATGTCGTTCCGCTGCGTCTGCCGCCTCTGCGCGACCGCGCAGAGGATATTCCGGATCTCGTGCGCCACTTCATCCAGCAGGCGGAAAAGGAAGGGCTCGGCTCCAAGCGCTTCGATCAGGAAGCGCTCGATCTGATGAAAGCCTACGCCTGGCCGGGGAACGTGCGCGAACTGGAGAACCTCATTCGCCGGCTGATGGCACTTTATCCACAGGATGTGATCACGCGCGAAATCATCGAAGCTGAGCTTCGGTCCGATGTTCCAGACAGTCCCATCGACAAGGGTCCGATCCGCACTGGCAATATGACGATCGCCCAGGCTGTCGAGGAAAACATGCGGACGTACTTCGCCGGTTTCGGCGATGGCCTGCCACCGCCGGGGCTTTACGACCGTGTGCTGACGGAAATGGAGTATCCGCTGATACTTGCCGCCCTTACGGCCACGCGCGGTAACCAGATAAAGGCAGCCGATCTTTTGGGTCTGAACCGCAATACGCTGCGCAAGAAGATCAGAGAGCTCGGCGTATCGGTGTACAGAAGCTCCCGCACTGCTTGA